A single window of Hyla sarda isolate aHylSar1 chromosome 2, aHylSar1.hap1, whole genome shotgun sequence DNA harbors:
- the OMP gene encoding olfactory marker protein yields the protein MATEASELELVFTEDIQLTKCMRMRAVSLQHKNAKPQEGEKLLKSNEYIYRLDFTKQKLTFLWWKVHLKKPGKVVITGTSQHWTPDLTNLMNRQLLDPSAIFWKKTDDDEVQCNEADAQEFGERLCELAKIRKIMYFVLTFADGTEPGNVICSVGFKV from the coding sequence ATGGCCACAGAGGCGTCGGAACTCGAACTGGTCTTCACAGAAGACATACAACTCACCAAGTGCATGCGTATGCGGGCCGTCAGCCTACAGCACAAGAACGCCAAGCCCCAAGAAGGGGAGAAGTTACTCAAGTCCAACGAGTACATCTATCGGCTGGACTTCACCAAGCAGAAGTTGACATTTCTATGGTGGAAAGTCCACCTGAAGAAGCCTGGGAAGGTGGTCATCACCGGAACGTCCCAACATTGGACTCCAGACCTCACCAACCTCATGAACAGGCAGCTCCTGGACCCTTCAGCCATCTTCTGGAAAAAGACTGACGATGATGAGGTTCAGTGCAACGAGGCCGATGCCCAAGAATTCGGGGAGCGGTTGTGTGAACTCGCCAAAATCCGGAAGATTATGTACTTTGTCCTGACTTTTGCGGATGGAACCGAACCAGGAAATGTCATTTGTTCGGTTGGATTCAAAGTCTGA